The following proteins come from a genomic window of Anguilla rostrata isolate EN2019 chromosome 17, ASM1855537v3, whole genome shotgun sequence:
- the nudt1 gene encoding oxidized purine nucleoside triphosphate hydrolase, translated as MLTSKLLTLVLVVQPGRILLGMKKRGFGVGKWNGFGGKVQPGETIEEAARRELLEESGLTVDSLDKIGNIKFEFVGETELMDVHVFRADSFNGDPTESDEMRPRWFDWESIPFDQMWADDHLWFPLMLQKKKFLGYFKFQGHDVILHHQLDEVDEI; from the exons ATGTTAACCTCCAAGCTTTTGACCCTGGTCTTGGTGGTGCAGCCTGGTCGGATACTTTTGGGTATGAAGAAAAGGGGATTTGGCGTGGGGAAGTGGAACGGTTTTGGCGGAAAGGTCCAGCCTGGGGAGACCATTGAAGAAGCAGCCAGGCG TGAGCTGCTGGAGGAAAGCGGTCTTACGGTCGACTCGCTGGACAAGATCGGGAACATCAAGTTCGAGTTCGTGGGAGAGACGGAGCTGATGGACGTTCACGTGTTCCGGGCCGATTCGTTCAACGGTGACCCGACGGAGTCTGATG AAATGCGTCCGCGGTGGTTCGACTGGGAGTCCATCCCCTTCGACCAGATGTGGGCGGACGACCACCTCTGGTTTCCCCTCATGCTGCAGAAGAAGAAATTTTTGGGCTACTTCAAGTTCCAGGGGCACGACGTGATCCTTCACCACCAGCTGGATGAGGTGGATGAGATCTGA